The Magnolia sinica isolate HGM2019 chromosome 3, MsV1, whole genome shotgun sequence genome includes the window CACTTGTCCCTCAACAGCACCACACTGCCATGAATCTTAGAAGCACCTAATAAAGCTATCACGCCTGAGGATGAACTCCATCCCCAGCTAGAAATTCATGAACGCGACCATCGACCTCGATCCAACTACAACCAGGAGTCTTCTTTATCCCCCTGTCCTTCATTAACCTTCTCACACTAGATGCCCGTGTCCAATCCCCAGACGTTGCATATACATTTGACAAGACTATATACCTTCCATCACTATGAGGTTCCAACTCAATAAGGTGTTCCCATGCATGCTTCCCAATATCTACATCGCCATGAATCTTGGAGGCACCTAGTAAAGCACCCCATACACTTGCACCTGGCTTCCTAGGCATACTTTGTATAAGCTCTTCAGCCTCCTTAAACATCCCCGCCCTACCAAAGAGGTCCACCATGCATGCATAATGCTTGTCTGTGGCCTCAATGTTGTAGTTTTGAGTCATTGAGTTGAAATGCCAAAGACCCTCTTCTACCAACCCTGCATGGTTACAAGCACTTAGGATCCCTAGAAAAGTAATCTCATTTGGCAGAACTCCTGTCGATTCCATCTTGGAAAATAGGCTAAGTGCCTCATTACCAAGACCATGCATCGCAAGCGATCCAATCATGGCATTCCATGTCAAAACATCTCTAGTTGGcatttcatcaaaaactttacGAGCACAATCTATGAAGCCAATTTTTGCATACATATGGATAAGCGATGTCCCTAAATACACATTAATGtcaattttacattcaattatgTAATTGTGTAACCATTTACCCTGCTCTATAGCTCGCAAGTCCCCACAAGCAGAAATAACCAATGCCAAGGTCACCTTGTCTGGCTTAACATTTTGTCTCTGCATCTCATGCAAAACCACTAATCCCTCCTTAAACTCCCCATGACTCACATAACCTCCAATCAATGTATTCCAAGACACGATATTCCTACGAGGCATTCCATCAAACAACCTCCGTGCAATATCCAGTAACCCACACCGAGCATAAGCCCCAACAACAGAATTCCAAGCAGTCAAACCTCTAtttggcattttctcaaacaattGGTGCGCTAACTCAGCCTCACCAGCTTTCCCATACCCATCAATTAACATATTCCAAGCGACCTCACTGGGGACCTCCGGAATTTGATCAAACACCTTGTGTGCAGATCCAAAATCCCCGACACACAGATACAACCTCACAAGCGCATTCTGCACAAACACATTCAAATCCAGACCAAGCTTCAGAACCTGCCCTTGAACGACCCTTCCTTCTCTAACACCCCCAAATTCAGCGCAAGCATTCAGTACAAAAGGAACCGTGAAATCCTCTGGGACAACGCCGCTCTCCaacataagcatataaaattcaAAACCCAATTCAGGGGCAGTGCTCTTGGAATAGGCCCTGATCATGGTGCTCCAGATGAAGGTGTTCGGAGATGTTTCGGAGTGGTCGAAGAGTAGGCGGGCGTAGCGGAGATCTCCACTGGGGGAGAGAGCAGCAAATGCAAGCAGGCGGCTAAGGGGAATGGTCTGGCGAGCAGTGCCGGAGATAATGAGACGGGCGTGGAGCTGCTTGAGCTCTTGCATGGAAGAGCAGAGCTGAAGAAGGGAGAGGTTGGGGTCCTTGAAATGGAGGGTAGTATTGGTGGGATTGGGTTGGGGTTTGTCGTGGGTTGGAGGAATATGAGAGAGAATTGGAAgcgaaggagaaagagaagattGAGAATGCATTGTTTGGGAGGTTTTGTTCGTTGGGAATGACAACCGTACAAGTTCAAATACCATACGCGAGCCGCTGAGCATATACGCATACACAAATTTCCTGCACCATTTGTTGGTAGGAATCCCGAGgcaaagctttgtggggcccaaccATCAGGTTGATTCCGTGTttcacatccactccgtccatcagcttcggTACCTTATTTTATTTCatgattcaaaaataaataaataaataaatcaggtaAATCCataactaaagtgggccacatcataaaatttaaaatttaaaaaaaaataataataataataataataaataaccaGTGGAGATTGGGAGGCCAAATcatgttttggattaagctgatatttatttttattttttttttcccttcaattcaccttggtgtggggcccactttatggatccattgaaatggatatataaatcacggtgtcCTCCGAACACCATGATGAGTTGTTAATTACCTTAATTTTTAAGCTCAGGTCTTAACGTAAACCAGCACAGCTGATGGACGTAGAGAATGTCACACAATCATCTACTTAGTTGCTGCATGGAAATCATCCCCACAAGGTAACCCACAGCCAAGTAGGtggctagagctgtacacgaacgaattagctcggttagcttgtttgactcaactcgaaaaagctcaattggacACAGTTCAAAATTgaattcgagccaagtcaagctgattttttgaaattcaagtttgcccagcttgactcgactcggatcaaaccccaactcaaatcgaactcgaactgaaccagttcggtgacttagttattttgatattgatgttattccgcaagtgtttgatgaattgactcaacaaagtgtcggctggtggcaaggaaggcatggatatgaaacaaacacccttacaacttgatttttatgttactaatgtttgatgaaatacttgtctACTGATGTTGTTGCTTTACCTTTCAtaagaaattaaatgtgcacttTATGTGTTGGAGAAAACGCCGCAgaggctcaatcttggcttgatCTAGCCCAAGCTACTGATTGAACTAAGCTGAGCTGGCTAGTTAGGCTTGAGggctgagccgagccaagttcaagctcaggtcagctagtggctgagccgactcgagctgtgccaagcttgactcgtgtacacctctagttttGACATAGGCAAATCATCCCCACGTAATTAAAACAGACAGTTGCTGCACGGAAATTGGTAAAACGTGTGCGGAATCTGGACAGTTAATCCACTGGGCTTGAACTTGCCATGTGCCAAAAATCACATCCATCTGGAGAGGCTACTGTACGGACTCGGCTCGAGCATTGTATTACACCTCGAAATGGGATCCACTGCCGTTGACTCTCAGAGGCACTAAATTCCATGCATGTGGCACGTGTAGattctggaccattcatctaCAGAAACTACACTCTAGCTCCCTTGGGCACACTAAGTTCTATAattgaaatccactccatacatATGAAAGATCAgcctgataaataaataaataaaccaaaaaaaaaaaaaaaattccaatataAAATTGTGGCTCTCCCTCCAAGTTGTAGCCCACCTGAATTATAGACCCGGCTTGTTTTTGTAGCTTTAGCCCACCTGAAACATAGACCCGACGCGGCTTATTTTTGTAGCTTCACTTCCTCCCGATGAATgagtttgatgaaagatgaaCGCCATGGTTGTGATCCCACGGACACAAATccatgaaagatacacaccagaGTTGCAGATCTgactgatttttttaatttttattttttttgcctgcATGGTCTAACATTTAGGAGCCTACTGATGGATGGCACCCAAAGAGTTCCAGTGTTTTAAGATGAGAGTTGCCTGTGGCCCgggcacaggaacttcctgtgatcTGAAGCTGTTTGGAACTCAAAAAGATGcctgtgataaatccattccatccatcagtttctaaaCATCACAATAAGAGAGGAATCTCATAATAACGCAGATCAAAAACTCATATGggtcacaccacacaaaacagtgatAACGGAAagtccatagttgaaaccttcctggagccgaccatgatgtttacatgccatccaaaccgttcatagggttattgcCGCTCAGATAAGCTGTAGGAACAAATaacatcctgatacaaaacttctacgGCCCCCACAATTTCCAATGAGAGGGGGGTGTTTATGTGGTGTGgacaacttgagttttggacctgcCCAGTTCTTGCACTTGTGTTATTGTGATGTTTATagactgatgaacggagtggatttgtcatgggcaTCCCTTTGGCACCACACAGTTTACGACCACAGGAACTTTATGTGGCTGAGGCACACCCAATTTGCGTCCAATGTTTTACGGGCTAGACCgccttttgtgggccattgatcgaAGTTAGAGTCTTCCAATGGCCCTCATCTGCTATGCATTTTATCATATCAATttctatcatcaaaccatggCCCCATATTTATGGAACCatgtgtttacacccattttggaCTACGATGTGGACTAATTGAAAGCCGCCACGTGTTGACACTGCAGATTCAATACTCACGAAAATCATATTCACGCTCAAAGATATGTCCACCAGGTCTTCCTCTGAAAATACGCATTCTGGTATTAATGTAGCAGCACAGACCCTTATGTATGCCTTTAAGGGAGTGAATCAGTGTATGCCGCATGGACACAATTAGCGAGCCAACTAATGCAGCAGCGTGCCCAGCACGTTTACAAGGATCTACTGAGAGAGTGAATCCTATCACAGATCTAGTTATGATATACTCGCTAAGGTCATCTTTCACGGTACTAAAATAGAAGATTTTCCCAAAaacgttttaaaaaaaaaaaacttactaaGGCTTCTAAAATCTCAAATATTCGAAGATCGGATCCATATCCATGCAATTTGGTTGTAGTTTGGACCTAAATCAAGAGAGCGAACATTATATTAGGTCTCAAGACGTACAATAATCAGAATTAAGAGAATAGAAAAGTTCGATAAAATATCTGATATGACCCGTTTGATAATAGATCAGTATCAGGTGGCCCATCCATCTAATTCCCCCGGCACTCCAAACCATCAAGGAACGAGACATTAGGTTAAATGTAGGTGGTTTGATTAGACCATTCAGATGCATGATTGTGGTCGATTTGAGGTTTGGGATCAATCCCAAATCCGATTAGTAGGCCACGAAGATCTCTCATCAATGGATCAACTATGAGAAGAACATCCGAGAAGCTAGCAGTTTCGGATCTATCCGAATACTTTTTTATCAAGAATACATGCCAAATACATGGAATATCCATGATCATCAAGGAAACCTAGCAAAGGTTTAGCCACCTCGACAAGCTATAAAAAGAAACACACGAAGAAGAGCTCGAGGCCCCATGCCAAACACACCTATCAACTTTTACGATTTATCTTTcgtttatttttacttttatcttAACATAGCTTAATCTAGCTTTAGCATAAATTGCTACAGCCCAACGTCCACCGCTACAAAACCATGGGATTAGATTAAATGTCCACAACCCTAAGTTGTCATATCCCAATTAACTAAGTTCTTACTTAGGCGATCACATCTACCTGGTCACATCGTGTTGACACTTTGCCTTGATCATCTATTTTTACACACGGATCAGGTATTTATCTCTCATTTGTTTATTTCTTTATGTTATTTTCAATACTTTATCGATTGTAATAagtcaaatattcaattaatgaaATATGTTATTTTTAATACTTTATCAATTGTAATGAGCCGAATATTCAATTAATGAAATCGGCATTGTTCAGCATTTCGCTTATTTATCTGTTCATCTTCGTTCTTTTAAGAAATTTATTGTTTTGTCTAATGAAAGAACAAGTCCTTAGACACgaggcaaaaagaatccatcaaGAGAGGCTAACCCCTACCCTTTTGTAAATCGTTTGATTACTGATCACAACCGATGGTTGAGTGGATGGCTAGATGTTGTGTTCAATCCCCAATCAATCTGACTTAACGCGGGAGCACCAGCGTTCAATCAAACACGCTTGCGCATCATAATCACACACAAAATCTAAATACAAGCCTTGATCACACATGTGGCCTCGTGTTAGATTGAATTCAGCAAACGGCCTGCGCTCCGCAAATTGTACATCTATTTCGTGTTAGATTGAATTCAGCAAATGCCCTGCACTCCACAAATTGTACATCTAGTAATGAGAAGGACCCAATAAATATACATACATTACGACCCAAGACACCTAACGGACACACACCCAATCCAGATTTGCGTGAACATTGCAAAACCTAACTGGGGTGCATCCAAAGGGCCCCAAAATTAAGATTTGTTTTTCATTACATTTTATTAAGTAGAGGATGAATTCTCAAAGTTCCTATCATAACATTTACAACATCAAAATGAGAGCTGGTTCTTCATGTCCAAGATTCACTTGGCAAAGTTGTTCAGGACAGACATGCTGACATTGTCAATTTTTTCTGCGACTGGTAGGACCATTGGACACAGTCGAAGCCCTTCAAGCAAAGATGAGGATGAAGGTCATAACAAATTACTCACGAGTATGTTAGCACTTATGACATGGTACACACCAGCTTATCCCTATTGTCATAAACAATCACGGATCTGCGGAACAAAGCTGTGGCATTAAGATGCTGTTGGTTTGAGTGGAAGCACCGATGGGGTTGTTGCGTTGAGACGCTGCTGCGTGATTGAAAGCACCAGTGGATGCTGCGGCCTGGTGCAGCGGCGGCACTGGCCTCCTGGGGAAAGAGGAGAGAGCAGAAAAGAATCGAGAGAGGAAAAAACAGGGGAAGGGAAgtaagagaagaaagaggaacTATGGTTAAGGGTAACCAGAGTTCTAATACCATGAAGAGGGAAAAGAGGAGGAGATTTTGGGAAGAGTGTGAATAGAGATGAATTACAGCCCTCTGATCTCTTTTATTCAATAAACCCTATTACAAAATGGTATGCTGTCCCTGGGGAGCATAAATATACACAATAGAAGACGAGTCTAATAAAACTCTCTTAATTCTAACAGACGCCACGGACTGAGAAGTATCTGTGAAATGGCATTCTTCccctcaaccatttaaaacagGCCTGCCCACCAACCTTATTGAATTCTTTCTTGCCTGAAAAAACAGTGAAATTCacttgaagaataagaagatcaaGTAACAGAACATGTGGAGAAGCAACTTATCATGTAATAACAGCAAGCCAATTGTGTGAGCTAGTCAAATTAGGCTTTGAAATTTCAGTGGCAGAAATTGGATAGTAGGTACCTGTCCTAACATAGAGAACCCACACAATTCACCACCTTCTCCTTACATTGCAATGCCATATACAAGAAGACCTCAAGATCAGACTCTATCCTGCATTAAGATGCATAGTTAATAAGAGATACACAGACACcctttcatctttttctttttaaatataaaTAACAATGTTTATTAAAATAACACAAGTACAAATTAAGGTAAGATATCCTTGACGACACCCACCTAGTGTCAGACATGGATATAAACCATTTCCATAGTTGAAGCAAGATCCCTAATCTTGTCTTTTTATTGGTAATTTCAATTCTATTATGAGAAAAAAGAACCAAGAGCAGCATATTGCACAAGATCCCTAATCTTGTTGATGATGCAAATGAGATGTTGTGACCCCAGATTTCACATCGTCACCCAAGAGAGCATTCATCGGATTCCCCTCCCCTCAAAGTTTACATGGAAGTATCTCGTGTTGAAGAACTTCAAAAAATGCAAGACTTTGGTGTAATTTGTGGTCTTTGCAAACTCTTGAGAAATGCTACATTTTTTTACCTTTTCAAGCGTAAAGGTACAGTCCCACATTGGATAGGGAACAGTGGAGGGTGCTTATAAAGCATTCCACACTAGTTCTTTTGAAAAGTACTCGCATTGTGCTCTAACCAGTATAGATACATGAACCCAGCCAGGGGCTCGAGCTGACCAGGAAACCAGTCAACTGAGCACATGGGCGCAGGTACTTGCATGCATGAGGGTGCAAATCCTGGTCTGATAGGCTGGAGTGAGTCCCTTTTTGCCAAAATCTATTTTGATTTTAATAATCAatttttaatcatcattatcataaccATTGGATGTGGCCATAGCTTAAGGCCGTTTCTTTCATACAAGACATGCCTCCTCGTTTTCGAGCGCATTTCAATGGGATGTGAACGTTCAGTAACAGCCAGTTTCTCATTTATTAAAAAGGGTGTTTTCCCTGGGGTTTTAATCACAACAAAGGTCCTTTTTCTCTATTCTATTTTCCTCTCAAAATTTTATCTTTCTTGTCTCTCTCTCTAGGCAT containing:
- the LOC131238933 gene encoding pentatricopeptide repeat-containing protein At2g29760, chloroplastic-like, producing MHSQSSLSPSLPILSHIPPTHDKPQPNPTNTTLHFKDPNLSLLQLCSSMQELKQLHARLIISGTARQTIPLSRLLAFAALSPSGDLRYARLLFDHSETSPNTFIWSTMIRAYSKSTAPELGFEFYMLMLESGVVPEDFTVPFVLNACAEFGGVREGRVVQGQVLKLGLDLNVFVQNALVRLYLCVGDFGSAHKVFDQIPEVPSEVAWNMLIDGYGKAGEAELAHQLFEKMPNRGLTAWNSVVGAYARCGLLDIARRLFDGMPRRNIVSWNTLIGGYVSHGEFKEGLVVLHEMQRQNVKPDKVTLALVISACGDLRAIEQGKWLHNYIIECKIDINVYLGTSLIHMYAKIGFIDCARKVFDEMPTRDVLTWNAMIGSLAMHGLGNEALSLFSKMESTGVLPNEITFLGILSACNHAGLVEEGLWHFNSMTQNYNIEATDKHYACMVDLFGRAGMFKEAEELIQSMPRKPGASVWGALLGASKIHGDVDIGKHAWEHLIELEPHSDGRYIVLSNVYATSGDWTRASSVRRLMKDRGIKKTPGCSWIEVDGRVHEFLAGDGVHPQA